In Manis javanica isolate MJ-LG chromosome X, MJ_LKY, whole genome shotgun sequence, the DNA window GGTGCTGCCGGCGGcccggggcaggggcaggggcgggggtggGTGCGGGTAGGGGCCCGGGGCGGCGGCGCGGGGCAGCGGTCCCGGAGGCTGGAGAGGAGGGGGACgcgggcaggtgggggtgggccGCCACCTCGACGCCCCTCCTCTGCGCACTCCATCCTTTCGCGAACCTGAAATGAGCGGGGGTGGGGCGGGAGCCCGCAGTGCGACAGTGAAACGTAGACAGAGCCTGGAAATAACCCCCTCTGGCGCTCCGCACCCCGAGGAGTCGGTGACCTCCGCGcaaatgggggtgggggcgggttGCCCGCAGGGTTGGGGGGCACAGAGACCCAACCCGTTTGGAATGCATCCAGGTCTGGAGCCCAGGGCCTGAGTGGCATCTGGTGGTGTCGGTGGgcgggagggaggtgggagagggaaaCGTTGGATGAGGAGGGGTAGGGAATTAAGAAAGGGACCTCAGTTCATGCGTCCATCGagctcccagccccttcccttgtATGTCTGTAGGTCTGCGTGACTGTTGTTCCCGGCATTCTGCGAAGCTAGAAAAGGACGAGGAACCTGTCCAGAATCCCTGCAGGTCAGTGAAGAAACGGGGAGGGGCCCTGAACGGGGACCCAGATTGGTAGGGAGTGTGGAAGATAAGGGCTGGGCAGAATGTGGGACCCCACTGCCCACCTCCCAACACATTTACATACACTACGCCATGCGCCATGCTGAGCAAATGTAGAGAAAATGACAGGGCCTTCTAGAGAGAAATGGTTGGCTCACAGTGcgtgggagggatggggggggtggggatgggtgagCAGAAGGCATGCTTGGAGGCTGGGCCTGGTAAGGGAAACACTGACCAGAGGGGACATGGGGATACTCTCTGGACCTGCATTCCACCCACAAGCCCTCAGTCTCCCTGATctcctctttgtcttctctttctctccaccccaccccacccacaatgccaggaaaagaagggaaaatctCAACATGGAAAAACTCTGCAATGAAAATGAAGGAATGCCTGAGAACCAAGAAAAGATGGAAATCAAAGAACAGTCGCAGGATGCAGGAAAACCAGAAGTAGCTTGTACTCTAGAAGACAATGAAAAGTTGAAAAGCGAGGGAAAGACAGAAGTTGAGGAAATGCTAGTGGATAAGGAAAAGCCAGAAAGTGCAGCAAAgccaaaagaagaaggaaagccaGAGAGTGAGGGAGAGCCAGAGAGCCAGGGAAAGCCAGTGATCCTGGGAAAGTCAGTGAGCCAGGGAGAGCCAGTGATCCACGGAGAGCCACAGAGCCAGGGAGAGCCAGTGATCCACGGAGAGCTAGTGAGCCAGGGAGAGCCAGTGAGCCCAGGAAAGTCAGTGAGCCAGGGAGAGCCAGTGAGCCAGGGAGAGCCAGTTGGCCAGGGAGAGCCAGTGAGCCAGGGAGAGCCAGTAATCCGTGGAAAGCCAGAGAGCCAGGGAGAGCCAGTGATCCATGGAGAGCCAGAGAGCCATGGAGAGCTGATGATCCAGAGAGAGCCAGTGATCCAGGGAGAGCCAGGGATCCAGGGAGAGCCAGTGATTCAGGGAGAgctagagaggcagggagagccaGTGATCCAGAGAGAGCCAGTGATCCAGAGAGAGCCGGTAATCCAGAGAGAGCTGGTGATCCAGAGAGAGCCGGTGATCCAGAGAGAGACAGTGATCCAGAGAGAGCCGGTGATCCAGAGAAAGTCGGTGATCCAGAGAAAGTCGGTGATCCAGGGAATGCCATTGATCCAGGGAATGCTGATGATCCAGGGAATACCAGTGATCGAGGGAATGCCAGTGAGTGAGGGACAgccaaaagaagaaggaaaaccaGTGATTGAGGGAAAGCCAGAGATAGAGGGAGAGCCAGTGAGTGAAGGAAAGTTAGAGAATGAGGAAAATCCTAAAGAAGAAGGACAACCAGACAGGGAGGAAAAGCCAAAAGAAGAGGAACAGCCGGCCAGTGAACCGAGGGCTGCTGGAAAGCGCCCAGCTGGGGATGATGTACCCAGGAAAGCCAAAAGAAAAACCAACAAGGGGCTGGCTCAGTGCCTCAAGGAATATAAGGAGGCCATACATGATATGCATTTGAGCAATGAGGAGATGATAAAAGAGTTTGATGAGATGGCTAGGGTGGAGGACGAGGTGAAGAAAACCAGGCAGAAATTGGGGGGTTTTATGTGGATGCAGAAAAGTTTACAGGACCCCTTCCACCCAAGGGGCCCCAGGGAACTCAGGGGTGGCTGCAGGGCCCCACAAAGGGGCTTTGAAGACATTCCCTTTGTGTAGTGCCCCTAACAGGCatttgccaggccctgtgcttaATCCTTATGCTAATACTTCGCTTTAGGTGTCATACTTGTTATCAGTAGCCTTTTGACCCAACTAAAGCGCTCTATCAGTTGGGATTTTCACCCATGTGCATTGCAAAGACCTTATGATtcttggaaaaataaagcagcGTATACTATCATCTACAGAGTTGGTCCACTTTTGTAAAAAGCATAAATTTGTATAAAAGTTGAAAAGCGATGcacaggaaaaatggaaaattttgttCACTAAAAGGTTGAGTGGTTTTGTGAACTGTGAGATTTtggttgatttattttctttgctttctttctactcatctgttcattttttcctaAAGAATACAAACTACTTTCttataaagaaatactaaaatgtaaaaaaaggaaaagactacATTAAAAGCAATACAAAGAATTGCTCAGTGAGTTTATGAAGGCAGTGGAGGCACTTAAAATTCTTGCTGTCATTACTTAAAATGGTATATAAAACTCATATTACATCTGGGGCTTACATCTAGAGGAATCAACCTAGCAATTAACATCCACTGCTgtaaagacagtcttttcatctttttatctgtGAAAAGGTAATACTACTTGTCTCACAGGATTGCTGAGTAAATTAGATGAGGTACTGTGTATGTGATTTGTGTTGGGCtggcttctaattttttttccaacacTAGCAAGACCAGGACTCCATCAGACACTTGGAAGAGGGTAGAGGTACATCTTTTCTGTGCCGAGGAGTATATCCAGGAAGACAGGTGGGTACCACCCTCCCCTGGGTACTGCCATATCTACTGGGCACTATGTGCCGTCTCATGAGTCCTGCACCCTCCTAAAGCCCCAACTGCTACTGATGGGCTGATGTCCTCAAAGTGACAAAGACCAGTTGATTTCCCTGGAGTTCACACAGTAAGTCCCAAATCTGCTCTGCCCCATGACACCTACAGAAGTGAGGATAAAGCCCTTTATCTCACTTTAGAGTTATACTTACCCAAGTGGGTAACACCTCAGTGATGCCTTGGCCCTTAATGGATTTCAGATTTTTTAGCAAAACAATCCTTTCTGTGTTTGCTTTGTAAGTGGTGCATTTTTGCATATAGTCATCCTTCCACCAGATTCAGTTATGGGAGGCTGGGATAAAATTTGGCATGCACTCTTTTTCTCATGTCAGTGTGTTGTCTGCTTGATTCTTCTTTCATAGAGGAAATTATCTCCTAGGAAACTACTGCCAGGTCCCACCTTACAAGGTTAGCACAGCTACCCACATTGTGGTTTTTAGAGCATTGCTACTCAAATAGTGGCCTAGGGACTGGCTGCACCAACATCACCTGAGAGAgagttagaaatgcagaatctcgggtccccatcccagacctgctgaatcagaatcttcattttaacaagatctgCAGGTGCTTCCTGTGAATattgaagtttgagaagcattaGTTTATAAGCAGACTATTTGGCCTCCCCACTCTCACCTTCACCTGAAATATGTGCCCAGAAGGATAAATAATGTATGTGCTACATAAGACACACATCACAGGTTATTAAATAGACCTCTACATTAGTAGAGCCTGAAACAAATTCAGTGAGTCAAGAcatgtaatattttaatgaagtGGAATAGATAGAACTGATTAGAGCCAAATAGTAAACACTATATTACAGGCAGGCAGTATTGTTTGGTGAAATTTGTGTTTCAGTtgagtatatgtgtatgtttgtacCCCCTGAGTTGtgatgaaaaatgtatttctgatTGTGagctgaagttttaaaaaatttgagagaCATGCATTGGACTCTATTTCTCAAAGCACAATGTGTCCTCATCATGGTACGTCTaatgcctagcacagtgtctgacaagtaataggttcttttttttctgctttaatctttattatgtccctccttctactgactttgggcctcatttgttcttccttttctagtttcattaattgtgagtttagactgttcaatTGGGATtaatcttctttcctgaggtgggcctgtattgcaatatatttccctcttagcacagccttcactgcatcccacagatgttgtggtgttgaattattgttgtcatttgtttccatatattgcttgatctctgtttttatttggtcattgatccattgattatttaggagcatgttattaagcctccatgtgtttgtgggttttttcgttttctttgtgtaatttatttcgtttcatacctttgtgatctgagaagctggttggtacaatttcaatctttttgaatttactgaggttctttttgtggcctagtatatgatctattcttgaaaatgttccatgtgcatatgagaagaatgtgtatcctgttgcttttggatgaagtgtttgGTAGATGTCCGTTAGGGCCATttcttctaatatgttgttcagtgcctctgtctctttacttattttctgtttggttgatctgtcctttggagtgagtggtgggttgaagtctcctaaaatgaatgcattgcattctatttcccccttttcttctatGTTAAAAACCTTTTTACAGTGGAAAATTCCAGACATTTACTATTTAAAGTGAACATCATTATCCAGCTTCAAAAACAGTCATTCCTGCCAGTCTAAAACTTCATCCACCCTCTcccaattattattattcttttttaattatttttattttggtatcattaatctacaattacatgaaggacattatgtttactaggttccccccttcaccaagtccccccgacatacctgttcacagtcactgtccatcaacatagtaagatgctgtaaaatcactacttgtcttctctgtgttgcacagccctccctgtgcccccccaacactatgcatgttaatcgtaatgccccctttcttttttcccgcccttatccctcccttcccacccgtcctccccagtctctttccctttggtaactgttagtccattcttgggttctgtgcttctgctgctgttttgttccttcagttttcttttgttcttatactccacatatgagtgaaatcatttggtacttgtctttctccacctagcttatttctctgagtataataccctctagctccacccatgttgttgcaaatggtagtatctgttattttcttatagctgagtaatattccattgtgtatatgtaccacatcttctttatccattcatctactaatggacatttaggttgctttcatatcttggctattgtaagtagtgcagtgataaacataggggtgcatctgtctttttcaaactggagtgctgcattcttagggaaaattcctagaagtggaattcctgggtcaaatggtatttctattttgagcattttgaggaacctccatactgctttccacaatggttgaactagctgacattcccaccagcagtgtaggagggttcccctttctccacaaccttgccaacatttgttattgtttgtcttttggatggtagccatccttactggtgtgagatgatatctcattgtggtttaatttgcatttctctgttgacaagcgatgtggagcatctttt includes these proteins:
- the LOC108408441 gene encoding uncharacterized protein; translated protein: MEKLCNENEGMPENQEKMEIKEQSQDAGKPEVACTLEDNEKLKSEGKTEVEEMLVDKEKPESAAKPKEEGKPESEGEPESQGKPVILGKSVSQGEPVIHGEPQSQGEPVIHGELVSQGEPVSPGKSVSQGEPVSQGEPVGQGEPVSQGEPVIRGKPESQGEPVIHGEPESHGELMIQREPVIQGEPGIQGEPVIQGELERQGEPVIQREPVIQREPVIQRELVIQREPVIQRETVIQREPVIQRKSVIQRKSVIQGMPLIQGMLMIQGIPVIEGMPVSEGQPKEEGKPVIEGKPEIEGEPVSEGKLENEENPKEEGQPDREEKPKEEEQPASEPRAAGKRPAGDDVPRKAKRKTNKGLAQCLKEYKEAIHDMHLSNEEMIKEFDEMARVEDEVKKTRQKLGGFMWMQKSLQDPFHPRGPRELRGGCRAPQRGFEDIPFV